From Desulfobacteraceae bacterium, a single genomic window includes:
- a CDS encoding ABC transporter ATP-binding protein: MGQKANTKTPTGQGAAGAALIAALGLTRVYSLGATPVVGVDGIDLQIGAGELVLLKGRSGSGKSTLISLLAGLDRPSGGELKVAGHDLNRATAAQLTRFRREIVGVVFQSFNLLPTLTVLENVSLPALLAGRSFTATRRRAEELLVWLGMRGRLDHLPSQISGGEMQRTAIARAVVNDPAIVLADEPTGNLDSRSGQAVLELLVDLNRRWGRTVIMATHSTIADPAATRQIHLQDGRILDPAS; encoded by the coding sequence ATGGGTCAGAAGGCAAACACCAAAACGCCGACAGGGCAGGGTGCGGCCGGTGCCGCACTGATCGCCGCCCTGGGGCTGACCCGCGTCTACAGCCTGGGGGCCACCCCGGTGGTAGGGGTCGACGGTATCGACCTCCAGATCGGCGCCGGGGAGCTGGTACTCCTCAAGGGGCGCAGCGGGTCCGGCAAAAGCACCCTGATCTCCCTTCTGGCCGGTCTGGACCGCCCCAGCGGCGGAGAGCTCAAGGTGGCCGGTCACGACCTCAACCGGGCGACCGCCGCGCAGTTGACCCGCTTCCGGCGGGAGATCGTGGGGGTGGTCTTTCAATCCTTCAACCTGCTGCCCACCCTGACCGTTCTGGAAAATGTCAGCCTGCCGGCGCTTCTGGCCGGCCGGTCGTTTACGGCTACCCGCAGGCGGGCCGAGGAGCTGCTGGTCTGGCTGGGCATGCGCGGCCGTCTGGACCATCTGCCGTCCCAGATTTCCGGGGGCGAGATGCAGCGAACGGCCATCGCCCGGGCGGTGGTCAACGACCCGGCGATTGTCCTGGCCGACGAACCCACCGGCAATCTCGACAGCCGCAGCGGCCAGGCGGTGCTGGAGCTGCTGGTGGATCTCAACCGCCGCTGGGGGCGCACCGTCATCATGGCGACCCACAGCACCATCGCCGACCCGGCCGCCACTCGGCAGATTCACCTCCAGGACGGCCGTATTCTCGACCCGGCCTCATGA
- a CDS encoding aminotransferase class I/II-fold pyridoxal phosphate-dependent enzyme, with protein MHPPQSPETEAVHGSSTPPLPTLDLVPPIHMTSTFRFRDVDHGAGLFDGSAEGYIYSRMGNPTVDLLQEKVARLEGAEDAVATASGMAAIAAVVMSLLAPGENLVAAATLYGGTFALFNSRLKRWGITTRFLPAARFEDPAAIAAAIDSQTRLLFIESPANPTLDIVDISLWAGIARRHGIPLIVDNTFASPLLQRPLALGAEAVVHSATKYLGGHGDIIGGVVAGSRTLTARIREDYTHLFGPCLSPFNAWLVLRGIKTLALRMHRHSESALTIARWLAGHPKVARVFYPGLASHPGHTIAKRQMRAFGGMVAFEITGGLAAGKRVMDRLRLCTLAVSLGDCETLIQHPASMTHATYSPAERQAAGISDGLIRLSVGLEAPQDIIADLEQAMRDGPKRA; from the coding sequence ATGCACCCACCGCAGTCGCCCGAAACCGAAGCCGTCCACGGCAGCAGCACGCCCCCCCTGCCCACCCTCGACCTGGTCCCCCCGATCCACATGACCTCGACTTTTCGCTTCCGGGACGTGGACCACGGCGCCGGCCTTTTCGACGGCTCCGCGGAGGGCTATATTTACTCCCGCATGGGCAATCCCACCGTCGACCTGCTGCAGGAGAAAGTGGCGCGCCTGGAAGGCGCCGAAGACGCCGTCGCCACCGCCTCCGGCATGGCCGCCATCGCGGCCGTGGTCATGAGCCTGCTTGCGCCCGGTGAAAACCTCGTGGCCGCCGCGACCCTCTACGGGGGTACTTTTGCGCTCTTCAACAGCCGGCTGAAGCGCTGGGGGATCACGACGCGCTTCCTGCCGGCGGCGCGCTTCGAGGATCCGGCGGCCATCGCGGCGGCCATCGATTCCCAGACCCGCCTGCTCTTCATCGAGAGCCCGGCCAACCCTACCCTGGACATCGTCGACATTTCCCTCTGGGCCGGCATCGCCCGGCGCCACGGCATTCCCCTGATCGTCGACAACACCTTTGCCAGCCCGCTGCTGCAGCGGCCGCTGGCGCTGGGGGCCGAGGCCGTGGTGCACTCGGCAACCAAGTACCTCGGCGGCCACGGCGACATCATCGGCGGCGTCGTCGCCGGCAGCCGCACCTTGACCGCGCGCATCCGGGAGGATTACACTCATCTCTTCGGCCCCTGCCTGAGTCCCTTCAACGCCTGGCTGGTGCTGCGCGGGATCAAGACCCTGGCCCTGCGCATGCACCGCCACAGCGAAAGCGCCCTGACCATCGCCCGCTGGCTGGCCGGCCACCCAAAGGTCGCCCGGGTCTTCTACCCGGGTCTCGCCTCCCACCCGGGACACACCATCGCCAAGCGCCAGATGCGGGCCTTCGGCGGCATGGTCGCCTTTGAAATCACGGGCGGCCTGGCGGCGGGCAAGCGGGTGATGGACCGCCTGCGCCTGTGCACCCTGGCGGTGAGCCTGGGGGATTGCGAGACCCTGATCCAGCATCCGGCATCCATGACCCACGCCACCTACTCGCCGGCGGAGCGTCAGGCCGCCGGGATTTCCGACGGCCTCATCCGGCTGTCGGTGGGGCTCGAGGCCCCCCAGGACATTATCGCCGATTTAGAGCAGGCCATGCGCGACGGCCCTAAAAGGGCCTGA